In one Brassica oleracea var. oleracea cultivar TO1000 chromosome C9, BOL, whole genome shotgun sequence genomic region, the following are encoded:
- the LOC106314640 gene encoding uncharacterized protein LOC106314640, with the protein MFQQYVLEEQEVKETLFHLMEEPAQEYDTAKGMWEALKEKFGATSATKLRRLNQKFNDYKKRPNHLMRQHLRVMSNMIRELKNAGQIISNKQQIQAVLRSLPESWDHIKVQMTLNVNVKTFEDISRHLELEDERLEAAKPFNEANFAKSNGDLKCKRGNKGYKAPSHTDPKRQKKYAKHGKRGGKKDKTNLKC; encoded by the exons ATGTTCCAGCAG TATGTCCTCGAAGAGCAAGAGGTGAAAGAGACTCTTTTCCATCTCATGGAAGAGCCTGCGCAGG AGTACGATACTGCGAAAGGCATGTGGGAGGCCTTAAAAGAGAAGTTTGGTGCCACATCGGCAACTAAACTTAGGAGACTTAATCAAAAGTTTAATGACTATAAGAAGCGCCCAAATCATTTGATGAGGCAGCATCTCAGAGTCATGTCAAACATGATTAGAGAGCTCAAAAATGCTGGTCAAATTATATCTAATAAACAGCAAATCCAAGCGGTTCTCCGCTCGTTACCTGAAAGTTGGGACCATATAAAGGTTCAGATGACACTTAATGTCAATGTTAAGACATTTGAAGATATATCACGTCATCTTGAGTTAGAAGATGAGCGCCTAGAGGCTGCTAAACCTTTTAACGAAGCCAACTTTGCAAAATCAAACGGGGATTTGAAATGCAAGAGAGGTAACAAGGGATATAAGGCTCCAAGTCATACTGATCCTAAGAGGCAAAAGAAATATGCCAAACATGGAAAGCGTGGAGGCAAGAAGGATAAGACCAATTTAAAATGCTAG